A section of the Humulus lupulus chromosome 2, drHumLupu1.1, whole genome shotgun sequence genome encodes:
- the LOC133815657 gene encoding uncharacterized protein LOC133815657: MGIAEVGIEVNLIGGKSSAFRNIGFYIVFQTVDLVTLRRIDDLSLEISISDQRPLWPLSICFTQVTGEVSATDEVWDKLIRVNKSAKRFRKKGCKFYEKLCTIFGDTTATGSNAHPSTRSPSNDGDNDDDATSISPSTRNEESGFDEDGSRRRGKSTATSNSRSVKRAKFSLALADALATYNETAKRKTELIERSMATSASHYLLDESVEALNQIDGISGEVYAKAIEKFENEVSRALFLKMPEHRRIDWLLNLK; the protein is encoded by the exons ATGGGAATAGCAGAGGTTGGAATTGAGGTAAATTTAATAGGAGGCAAATCTTCGGCTtttagaaatataggcttttacatAG TGTTTCAGACAGTTGACTTGGTGACTTTGag GAGAATTGATGATCTAAGCTTGGAAATTTCAATTTCAGATCAAAGACCTCTTTGGCCCTTATCCATTTGCTTTACTCAAG TGACTGGAGAAGTTAGTGCGACAGATGAAGTTTGGGATAAACTTATTCGg GTTAACAAGTCTGCTAAAAGATTTAGAAAGAAAGGTTGTAAGTTTTATGAGAAATTATGCACTATCTTTGGTGATACTACTGCAACTGGTTCCAATGCTCATCCTTCAACTCGAAGTCCTTCTAATGATGGAGATAATGATGATGATGCAACGTCGATAAGTCCGTCTACTAGGAATGAAGAAAGTGGTTTTGATGAGGATGGTAGCAGAAGAAGAGGTAAATCAACAGCCACTTCGAACTCTCGATCAGTAAAAAGAGCAAAGTTCTCATTAGCTTTGGCAGATGCACTGGCAACATATAATGAAACTGCAAAGCGAAAGACAGAATTGATAGAGAGATCAATGGCAACATCTGCATCACATTACTTATTGGATGAGAGTGTTGAAGCTCTTAATCAAATTGATGGAATTAGTGGAGAAGTATACGCAAAAGCTATTGAGAAGTTTGAGAACGAGGTGTCCAGAGCATTGTTTCTAAAGATGCCAGAGCATAGAAGAATAGATTGGTTGCTGAATTTGAAGTGA
- the LOC133815656 gene encoding S-protein homolog 6-like has translation MKLFEKKAFSLISLLLIMISSSPIEAARVNLQSTNHGNNENSSGDEKIGGVFVYKTTVQIFNNLDNQNQLTVHCKSADDDLGAHVVANNQDYEFKFRINFTGTTLYFCGLTWVGGTGLYDIFKASRDSFRCASKCVWRAHNDGIYGFKEGSNQTTADIIYKWS, from the coding sequence ATGAAGTTGTTTGAGAAAAAAGCTTTTTCATTGATTTCCTTACTACTGATTATGATTTCATCATCACCGATAGAAGCAGCGAGAGTGAATCTTCAGTCTACAAATCATGGCAACAATGAGAATTCTAGCGGTGATGAAAAAATCGGAGGCGTATTCGTATATAAAACGACGGTTCAAATTTTCAATAATTTGGACAATCAAAACCAACTTACAGTTCATTGCAAGTCTGCTGATGATGATTTAGGTGCTCATGTTGTGGCCAACAATCAAGATTACGAGTTTAAATTCCGAATCAATTTTACAGGTACTACTTTGTATTTCTGTGGTCTTACTTGGGTTGGTGGAACAGGATTGTATGACATTTTTAAAGCAAGCAGAGATTCATTCAGATGCGCCTCAAAGTGTGTTTGGAGGGCTCATAATGATGGAATTTATGGCTTCAAAGAGGGTTCAAATCAAACGACTGCTGATATTATTTACAAATGGTCTTAA